AGGTATTTACAGCATGGAAGGGGAGATTTGCAAGCTTCCCGAGATTGTGTCGATATGCAAGAAGTACAAGGTTGAGACAACTGAAAACTAAATTATCATTCACATGCAATGCAATATCAAAGTCTTCTAAAAACCAATTTGGTTgtcttatatatgtataaaaatgaaaagttttattttgttatatatatataggcatATGTTTATTTGGATGAAGCTCATAGCATTGGAGCCATTGGGAATACAGGAAGAGGTGTTTGCGAACTTCTTGGAGTTAATACGGCTGACGTGGACATAATGATGGGAACCTTCAGTAAATCTTTTGCCTCTTGTGGTGGATATATTGCCGGCTCTAAGGTCTTTAAGCAAACTTATGAGCATCACCTCTTTTATATCAAATCTTGTCAAAGAAAAACTTGTACACATGatgattaaaataagaaaaagttataaaaatagtattttgaagtttcattttctttgtttttgtaggAGCTCATCCAATATTTGAAGCACCATTGCCCGGGTCATCTTTACGCAACATCAATTTCAACTCCTTCCGCACAACAAATCATATCGGCCATAAGAGTTATCCTTGGAGAGGACGGTTCCAACAGAGGTACCTCTTAAAGTCCCTTCTCTGTtcttacatttatcatttttacttTCATGTTTGACTAGCTTCATTTTCGACTCAACCCTGATTAAAAAAACTTGTTTAAGGGGCACAAAAGCTAGCAAGAATACGAGAGAACAGCAATTATTTTAGGTCTGAGCTACGGAATATGGGATTTAAGGTACTTGGAGACGTTGATTCTCCAGTCATGCCAATAATGCTTTACCATCCAGCTAAAATCCCAGCCTTCTCTAGGGAATGCTTGCGAGAAAATGTAAGTTTCTCTATCAAAATGAATCTCATTTATAAGAGAGCAAACTCTAAAAGAAATATGAAACAGGTTGCAATCGCCGTGGTCGGTTTCCCAGCTACACCTCTAATGCTAGGAAGGGCTCGTATTTGCATATCCGCATCTCATTCAAAACAAGATCTTATTAAAGCCTTAGAGGTAATATCTTGCTTGTGCATTCTCTCCCTTTCTTTCCCTAGCAGTAGCAAGCCGTAGAGGTTGATATATTATAGATGCAAACTCTAATAAACATTCTTTGTATATGATGAATGACAGGTTATAAGCAAAGTAGGTGACCTTACAGGAATCAAATATTTTCCTGCAGCTCCAAAGAAGCAAGAAGCGGAGAAAGATACCATCAAACTggtttagaaattttagaatCGCAATGTGTTGCTCTATCTGATAATATTCATGCACAAAGAACAGGTCCGGTCGATCTGATTTCATAATAATGTTAGCAAAATTGCAGCCTCCACGAAATTAATCCAACTGAATCCTAAGAGGTCTTTACTTCAATTCTCTATATCAACATTCAACTTCTATtccacaataaaaaaaactgacCTTAGCATATCCATGTCTCCTGTTTCTTCTACAAACTGAGAGAAATAAACACTTAACGATGCCAATCAAAAGCTAGactgaaaagtgaaaacattCAGTTTCATCTCCTTCAAACTCCTATTGCAAGTTCCTTATTATCATCAAGACCATCCACAGAAATAGCTCAAGTGAAGTAAAGAGAGATATCACAGATTAAAAACCTTTTTCTTGCTTCAACTTGTTCCTTTTCCCACTTCTACTTCTACTACTACTGTAGCTAATGCTACATTCAAAcaagaaacatcaaaaataagaACCAATCAACGAATAGCAAAAAGGATGAAAACGGTTTCATTCATGGTTTTTAGACATTGCCACGGCTGATTATCTCAccaacaaaaacaacaacacaaaacCATCTTCTCTCTTTATCTAATATATCATGAGAAGTCTCTATCTACCAAGCTTCTGGATAGCAGAAAACATCTTCCTCCTAGACCCAACAGCGTTAATCCCCATATCTTTCAAATCATCCAAGGACAACAAGGTCATCAACCTCATGAATCTGAAACATTGGCCAATATCTCCCTAACCCTCCTAACGCTTGCAACCAAATCTTGACCCCTGACAACTCACTACTATTGGCGTAAAAGCCAATATCACCGTCTCTTAATGGACTCTCCGAGTCTTCTCTACTGaaatccctaaatcctaaaccttctAATTCATCCATTTCCCCAATTGGATAGTACCCGCTGCGCTGCTCCCGGCGATGACCCGACTGTTTGAACCGAAAATGGTGTGTTTGTCGGATTCATACAATATACAATGAAGAatttaacaaatagattttttagattCTCGAGAGGCTTAAGAGAAATCAATATAGAAATTAAATGGAAAATGAACATCAAAAAgaatttattgatcaaagattatattatatgtatgaTTACAAGTGTAAAATATCCATAAACTCTTTGTAAGAATCCATAAACTCTTTGTAAAAAGTATTAGCTCTAAAATGGAGAAGAGAATAAGATCATTTCTCATAAGTAAGTAGCTCtttatctcctatatattatttgagaaacattgcaacatttttttgtagccatcTGTCAttactagaatgattcttagaatccttagagaaataggttggtccatctaaatatataataaattttttattaaaccataataaatacattattaatgtgcttcattattttcttaaataagattacggaattgcctaatgtggctaaagtatatatgacaattaatgattttgaataataaagatttgataaaaataagtgtgtattataatatatatatatttgtttaattttaagctattaaaataaattaaacaatcatagtaaccatataataaaaattaaaaaaaaattatatatattatattttgaatttttaaaaacgagtataaattactaaaactgttaaaaaaatttattatgacatgatacaaataattaaaaaataatataagttgaaagtctcatttaataagtatcaaaaataaaatatatataaatatatgtatcattttaaattaaactatatgcaatataaaaatacataaatatcttaattttgaaatttactttgaacattttttgttaaaaattttgaaaaaatattgacaacttaatttttttaaatattataaattacttaaaccattaatccctcagtgaaaattttgttatcactaatttagacattgctataacagatacaaatgacaaaaaaataagcaaaaaacatcatttaataaatattaatattaaaatataccatatatatgttactatcatttaaatttaattatatatcttatcaaataaaaaaaatattttttagatttataaaatttatttatatgttcgcaccaatttaattatataattagtagataataactttttaattatttaatatatatttattattttataatatgttataaacatataatatataaaataatttatatatataatgttcattccgcgcaaggcgcgggtcttaacctagtttatataaaaaaaaaaggtgtttAAGGTTTCTTAACAAACTGGGTCTAGTTCATTGTCTTAAGAGGATGTAAATCTACCTCCAACACCGACCCGTTTCTTGACCCGCCAACTCCCAACACCGAAAGGATCCACATTTCCTTCTCTTTCATCATCTAGCTAGGGCTCCGGTATTCTCCTCGTACCCAGAACTCAAATTCGTTAAAGCTCGAGTCCTCACCGATGGTTTGCTCATGTCTTTCTTGTTCCACTAAGGTTTCCTCCCCTGCCAACCGTGGTGATTGTACAACTGGTCGCCGCCGATCTCGCCTTATCGAACACTTGGTCTCCTAAATCGTTGAAGGAAGCGAAAGAGGAACGCAGCCATTGTCGTTATCTGGTGGCAGTTCCGTCATTTCTTGAGAGGTTTCCTGTTTCACTTTTTATCagacatacacatacatgtggtTCTGCGACTGTGGAGCTACTCGAGAGAATGAAAggtcaaaatcttttttgtttaggttttATCTTGGAGAAGTCGGAAGAAGTGGGATGTGAAAGCAAGAGATTCGTCATCAGTAGAATCGAAAAAGGAAggtgagagagggagagagagagggagagagagagggagagagagagagagagctgttCACTTCCTGACACGTGTACGCTCCTGCACAAATTAGCAGTTTATTGACAAAACCTGCTTAAGTTCTGTTTAGTTCCATTTTTAATCCcgaataaatatttaaaagaattaGCTATTGAATAGGCTCTCAAAGACAAACCGAATAAATGAAGCTTATGGTCTTTACTCCAGAGATCTCCATGAAAGGTGTGGAGTAGAGCTCAACTGCTTACTACACACTTTTACGTGGATCATGCAATGCAGGTCTCTCCAGGATAGCTCTGCAGCTAGGAGGGAAACTGGTTATGGATAGTAGAACTCCAACTCGGGATGGGATGACGAGGAATATGAGAATATTAGCGTATTGAAAATTAGGCGCTATTCTACTTTTAAATATGGAACTAACCGAAGGTCTGATACTGAAACAATTTGATGAAATTTCTGCTATTCTACTTTTAGGCGTTATTTCCAAATTAACACAAATATTAAAtgcaaataaagaaaacaaaagaacattATAACATTTGCTTATGTATTAAAATTAGACATGGACCTCTAGCTTCCAGTTCTATCTCACATTAACCGATCTCTGGTGAAGAAAACTTCGATAAACAGGATATCAATCCCTAACCTCTAAGAGATTACCCAGAAAGATCTGACCTCGATGGTCTTGAACTCCATATAATAACTATATTGCAGAGGGATGTACTTGATTTTGAATCCATCGTCGGCCTGTTTTGTGCTTTAGTGTATGGtggaaaaaaaaacgatttctATATAAGCAGTTTCGTTAGTCAGCTGGTGTAATGCAAAGCTGACTATGTCCTGGACTGTGCTCCAATGGGTACATGGTCGTGCTTCTCACAAATTTCTGATGGTCCCTCGCAGGTTTTCTGAGGTCAGAGACCATTGGACGCTTGTTTTTGCTTCTCTTCTTTACTATCGAGCATGAAGCTAATGGGTCTACAGATCCTGCTCCAACTCTCCTGCACGTTGAATAAGTTTTTTCTTAGagagataatatttttttgaggcAGACTATGTGCGCAAAAGAAATAAGACGAAATTGATTACCTTAAGAGCTTCTCTGCTGCGATTCTTGCAGATCTTATTGTTTTGCGACTTGGCAGCCATTTCATGACTCGGTTTGGATCAGCTCTCATGGGCGAGTGTATTTTAATGAGCTATAAACAACAAAGAGAAGAGAACCAAGTCAAAACCAAAAGGCCTGAAGGgtcttttgaatatataataggCCAATGCAAATCTAATTAAACGAATCAAGTGATTGTTGCCATCTGCCACATTCAAAATGTAGCAACTTGTACTGAGAATTAAGAAAACGAGAAAGGACAGACTTACACCCAAGCATTCCATCATCTGGTAGTAGGCTCTACCATGCAAAGGAGTATGTCCTTGCCGAGATTCTGAAAAATATCTAGTCCTGAAAAAATAATGCAAGAGGTTACTGTCAAACATAAACATAGTTATTAACATCTAGACAAAATAAATCTAGGTAAACTTCATACCACTCTTTATAACCTGGATCTACAGTGAAACCATACATATCCACTGAATCACAAGTCGATAGAGCAAATTCAAGAGCCTTGAGCCCGGTTCCTTTAGCTGCTGAGCCAAATGAAGCACCAAGCATCAAGTAGACAGGATTTTTTATTGGAACTTCCTACAGAAAAAGGAAGAATCCTCAAATAAGTTTGGAAGACGAGGAATAGATTTCAGATATTCAAAACCAAAGAGCTAAGAGACGAATAAGGGCAATGTACAAACCCGAATCATCTTGTTCATAATATCATGAATTGTTGTTTTTACTAGTAGTACCTCTTGCTTTTTTTCTGCACAGTCTCAAAGGATCAGAGAGAGTGTAAACTATGACACACACAAGAAAATCGAAATAGAGAAACAATGGCGGTAACCATGAAGGAAtgtaaaacaagaaaacagtTATACCATCCAACTCCACGACTTTGTCAAGGGCTTTTGCCGACCCTCGATTAAGAAGACGGAATGTACTTTTCTCTCCCACATATTCCTTGTAGTTCTGCAAGAAGATGTTCCAAGAAAAAGAATGGAGTAAGATAAGTGAGAGAACAGAGGGGGAACAAAAGAATCGGGagttagataaaaaaaacaactcaTCATTACTTGAATTGGAGCACCGTTTTCTCTGATAACCGCATCATAAGTATCAATCTCTTTTCCGAACTTTGTTTTCAAAAGATCACCAGAGTTGCCAATAACAGCACATCGCTCAAACTGCCGGGGAAAATATGGAGGTGTTTCAGGTAGCACCAATGAAAGCTTCTCGATGCATAAAGACCTATTCTGGCACCGATTACTGCACCAGGGGAGTGCGAGTTTCATTAagaccaaaaaaagaagaagacaacacACCATTTTACTACTTGATATATTGTGACTGGGACCCTTCAATTTTAGCAAGTTTTGAACTGTTGTCTATGAAGAAAACGGATTATAACAGTAACAACCACCATGCACTTCATTCCTCGGCTAATTTCAGTCAATACTTACAGTTGTATTCCTTTATTGATTCTGCGCCATGCATAATCCTCCCATCCATTTGGTAAGGCATCAATGTATTCCCTAGTGAGTATGGTAGAGCTATTCCTGACCTGGTCAACCAACTCGCTAATTAACCCATCAATGTATTATATGAAGCGAAAGTTTACACAGACTTTAGGAAATGAAACACCCACTTGTTCCCATGTAGCTACTGCTTCGCACAAGTCAAACTCATAAGACAGTCCTTCAAGCTCTCCAGACTTAGGATCTTTCTGTTATTGTTGGACATAATCCAAGACATGAAAACAAGGTAAGAGTAGAAGTATTCAGTACAGTTTTTTTGCTAAACAACGATAATGACAAGCTTAACTCTGTCAAATGTATAAAGTCAAGTAAGCAGAGTGAGAAAATAAATAGTCAGAAGAGTGCATTTACCCATTTGGGAATAGTATCCCTGGGGAAGTTTATTGAGACTTTACAATAATCTCTACCAGTAGCAGCTTGTAATCCCAAGCCATTTGCACTCTACATCATTCCAAAATATACACTTTTAGTCACACATGATGTTGTTAGTAAATCTTACAAGTAGCATACAAAAGAAACATATGTATACACACAAACAAGTAATACAGCAACTCATAAAGTTAACTGAAGATGAAAACTCAACCCAGGATAAAATTTTCCATCTTTTTTAAGATGTTGTTAAGGTCTTAGCTAATGAATCAATGTGCCTCAATTTTCACTCAGGTTCCAGTTTGAATTGATTCCAGCCATTCAGTAACAATCCACTAGATTGGATCAATTCTAATCAACAGATCTCCAAAATTCACAATTAAGACTTAACTCTCAACGGATCAAGAACGTGATTCCCAGCAGATAGTGAAGTGAAGCTAACAGCAAAGATCTGTAAAGCGAAAGTACTTACGACGCACTTCTGGAATCCGTTCTGCAGGGACTGCAACGCCTCTAAATCTTCATTGCTAAGCCGATTTGATTCGTCTAAACCCACGGAATCATcttcttattcatcaataatcaTCGCCATAAATCACACTGTGAACAAtaatcatatatacatatacatacttACAGAGATTTGAGACGCCGATAATGTAGATGAGAACAACAGAGATTCCAGTTGTTAAAGCTAATAGGAATATCAATTGCAAGATCTTCATCGATTCACTCAGCAAGTTTCAGTAGTGAGACGATGCGATCTTCCAAAGTAACTACAGGGGATCTGCGGGTCTGAGCTAATAAGGGTGGGCGGGTATAATATGTATCCGGACCCAACTCTTgttaatcaaatctataacccaaaagaaaactaaaaaacctataaatatttttcaaaaattgatccaaaaatccaaattagcttctaaaataaatagtcaaaaactaaataaatatctcaaataaccaatttttatatttaatttttattgaatatctaaaatacttaaattgaaattaatcaaaCTGAAGTTGTCGTCTTAACTGAACTCGAccttacaatataaaaaaaacatgaatggAGCTTAGGAGACTTATTTTGAAAATCTGAAACTCTAAAATAGATACTTGAACATATACGTAAGTTTGTAGGTTATGAAGATTTAAAGCAAACACCGTCAAATCTGGTTACTGGTTGATGAAATGTTTGAAGAGGGAAGTTGAAATCAGAGATGCTGAGACAAAACCTTTGCTCAACCCACTCAAGGAAGCAGTCCGGAAACTCACCACATCACCCAAAATCAAAGTTTTCCTATGGAAAATATTATGCAATGCTATTCCGGCAGGAGAACTCCTTATCAAAAGAAGTATAAAGATGGATCAGGTCTGTAATACATGTGGGCATCAGGAGAATCAGTTAATCACATTGTCTTCACATGTAGACAAGTGTTAGCTCTAGCAAAAATCATGGTTCCTTTTATGggttttacaatttttcatcGTTTGCTAGAGTTAATgaacaagaagaaggaaatgatgGAAACTTTGAGAGCTATACCTTAGATTATATGGTTCCTGtggaaaaacaaaaatgaagttttGTTTGAAAGAACAACTAGAGAGCTAATGAATTGGTTCAGAAAATTGAGCTTTTGTTCATGGCTCAATCGCATGAGGAGGAACTTGTTGCAGCAGAGAATGCTCAGAGGGCTATGGTTCAAAAGAAATGTAGTCAGCCTCCGCGTGGATGGCTAAAGTGCAATATAAATGTCATGTGGGACGGACACAAAAAGATTGGAAGGGCATTATGGGTGCTTAGGGACGACAGGGGCGTAGTCCTGATGCATAGTAGAAGAGCTTTCCTTAATGCTTGTGACATTAATAAGGCTAGGCTGAAGACTTTGGTATGGGCTATTGAGAGTATGGTTTCTCACAGGACGAACAGG
This genomic interval from Brassica napus cultivar Da-Ae chromosome A6, Da-Ae, whole genome shotgun sequence contains the following:
- the LOC125575801 gene encoding long chain base biosynthesis protein 2a-like, whose product is MYFTTISTYLSCCLIIGFGHLRDFFRRILVLLFTNDNLQGYAPICFGHEDFYMRRGYHRVQDCFARPIASAPDAWFDMVERDWNDGEKVIDRTTKRRRCLNLGSYNYLGFGSFDEYCTPRVIESLKKFSASTCSSRVDAGTTSVHVELEECVAKYVGKHSAIVFGMGYATNSFIIPVLIGKGGLIISDSLNHSSIINGARGSGANIRIFQHNKPSHLERILREIAERQTKTHKPWKKIIVIVEGIYSMEGEICKLPEIVSICKKYKAYVYLDEAHSIGAIGNTGRGVCELLGVNTADVDIMMGTFSKSFASCGGYIAGSKELIQYLKHHCPGHLYATSISTPSAQQIISAIRVILGEDGSNRGAQKLARIRENSNYFRSELRNMGFKVLGDVDSPVMPIMLYHPAKIPAFSRECLRENVAIAVVGFPATPLMLGRARICISASHSKQDLIKALEVISKVGDLTGIKYFPAAPKKQEAEKDTIKLV
- the BNAC03G52740D gene encoding sialyltransferase-like protein 2 isoform X1 produces the protein MKILQLIFLLALTTGISVVLIYIIGVSNLYDSVGLDESNRLSNEDLEALQSLQNGFQKCVSANGLGLQAATGRDYCKVSINFPRDTIPKWKDPKSGELEGLSYEFDLCEAVATWEQVRNSSTILTREYIDALPNGWEDYAWRRINKGIQLNRCQNRSLCIEKLSLVLPETPPYFPRQFERCAVIGNSGDLLKTKFGKEIDTYDAVIRENGAPIQNYKEYVGEKSTFRLLNRGSAKALDKVVELDEKKQEVLLVKTTIHDIMNKMIREVPIKNPVYLMLGASFGSAAKGTGLKALEFALSTCDSVDMYGFTVDPGYKEWTRYFSESRQGHTPLHGRAYYQMMECLGLIKIHSPMRADPNRVMKWLPSRKTIRSARIAAEKLLRRVGAGSVDPLASCSIVKKRSKNKRPMVSDLRKPARDHQKFVRSTTMYPLEHSPGHSQLCITPAD
- the BNAC03G52740D gene encoding sialyltransferase-like protein 2 isoform X2 — its product is MKILQLIFLLALTTGISVVLIYIIGVSNLYESNRLSNEDLEALQSLQNGFQKCVSANGLGLQAATGRDYCKVSINFPRDTIPKWKDPKSGELEGLSYEFDLCEAVATWEQVRNSSTILTREYIDALPNGWEDYAWRRINKGIQLNRCQNRSLCIEKLSLVLPETPPYFPRQFERCAVIGNSGDLLKTKFGKEIDTYDAVIRENGAPIQNYKEYVGEKSTFRLLNRGSAKALDKVVELDEKKQEVLLVKTTIHDIMNKMIREVPIKNPVYLMLGASFGSAAKGTGLKALEFALSTCDSVDMYGFTVDPGYKEWTRYFSESRQGHTPLHGRAYYQMMECLGLIKIHSPMRADPNRVMKWLPSRKTIRSARIAAEKLLRRVGAGSVDPLASCSIVKKRSKNKRPMVSDLRKPARDHQKFVRSTTMYPLEHSPGHSQLCITPAD